GTCGCGTCGCGGACAACAAGGACGTGTTCCTCATCGTCGCGATCGCCTGGGCGTTCCTGTTTATCGCCGCCGCTGAGAGTCAGTTCGACGGCGGCATCGAGATCGGGGCGTTCCTGGCGGGACTCAGCCTCGCACAGCTGCCCTACAGCAAGGAACTCGAGGATCGGATCACGCCGATCACTGACTTCTTCATCCTCGTTTTCTTCGCGAGTATCGGGCTCCAGATCGAGGGCGGTGCCGCGAGCCTCTTTGCCTACTGGCAGGAAGCAATCATCGCCTCGATCGTCCTGATGGTCGGGAACTTCTGGATCATGTTCTATCTCATCGACCGGGAAGGGTTCGGCGTCGAACCGACGTTTCTCGCCTCGATCAACATGGTTCAGGTCAGCGAGTTCTCACTGATCGTCGGCGCGCTGGCCATCCAGCAGGGCTACATCGGTCCCGAGATCCTCGGCTATCTCACTCTGATGGCGCTGCTGACGATGACCGTCTCGACGTACATCGTCGCCAACAACCACGCGATTTACGACCGCGTCGAGCCGTGGTTCCGCCGATTCGAGTCTGCAGACGAACGCGACGCGGAGATCGCCACGTACGACGATCACGCGATCGCGATCGGCCGGGACGACATCACCGAGCGACTCCTGCCGCTGTTGGCCGACCGGTACGACGACGTCGTTCTCATCGATCGCAAGGCAGGACACGTCGAGGACGACACTGACGAACCGTACGACTATATCTTCGGAGACTTTCGCCACTCCGAGATCCGAAAGGAGGCGAATCTCGCGGAGGCGAGCTTCGTATTGAGCTCGAGCGTCGAGCGCGAAGTTAACGAGGCACTGCTCGAGGAGGTCGACGCCGACGCCGACGTCTTCGTCGAAGCCGAGCGGATCGACGACGCCCGCGCACTCTACGACCGCGGTGCGACCTACGTTATCATGAGCACGCACCTAACCGCAGAAATGCTCGCCGAGTACCTCGAACGGTATCTCGAGGACCGCTCGGCGTTCGACGAGACGGTCAACGACGACCTCGAGCGACTCAGACGGCGTGGCCACGATCCGATCGACGAGATGGTCGGCGACGGGGGTGAGACCGATGGTTGAGGCGCTGATCGTCGACCTCGGCATCATCTTCGTTGCAGCCGGCGCACTACTGTTCGTCGCCAACCAGTTCCGACTTCCGACGATCCCGTTTTATCTTCTCGCCGGGCTCGCCGTCGGGTGGACTATTGGGCTCGACGAGCTGCTGGTGTTGGCCCAGTGGGGGATCGCGTTTCTCGTCTTCGTCTTCGGAATCCGACTCGATTTCGGCGACGTCCAGTCGGTACTCAGAGACGGCGAGATCGCCGCGATCACCCAGCTGGTGGTCGTCGCACCGATCGCGTTCGGCGCCGGGTACGTCCTCAGTACTCTCTTTGGCTTCGTCGATCCGCTCAGACACGCCGTCTACTTCAGCGCCGCCGTCACCCTGAGTTCGACGCTGGTGGGCGCCGGAATGCTCGAGACCGAGATCCGCGACAACCTCGTCCACGGCCGACTCGCGTCCTCGATTCACTTCTTCGACGATCTGGTCGCAATCGCGCTGCTCTTGATCCTCAGTACGGAGGTCGTGACCGCCGACGCCGTCGCGTCGAAGATCGGATACGGCGTCGTACTGATCGTCGCCGGACTCGTGATCTACCGCCACGGCTTTCCGCTGTTGGTTCGGGCCGCCGACGGCTCGGACGAGCTCGTGTTGATGGGGAGCGTCTCTATTCTGGTTGCGTTTCTCGCGGCCGCCGAGTATGTCGGCATCTCGATCGTCGTCGGCGCCTTCGCCGCCGGGCTCGCGATCAGAAACGACGGGACGCAGTCGCTGGCGGTCGGGAACGGAATCGACTCGATCAGGGACTTCTTCGTCACCATCTTCTTTGTCACCGTCGGTGCGCTGGTCTCGATCCCGACCCTCGAGACGGCGACGATCGCACTGGTACTCGTGACACTGGTGTCGGTTGTCAACCCAGTCGTCTTGCTGCTGGCGTTCGTCTACGAAGGGTACGACGTCCGAACAGCGTTTTTCGCCACGACCGGCCTCAACCAGGTCAGCGAATTCTCGCTGGTTATTGCAATCCAAGCATTTCTTATGGGGACGATCAGCGAAGCGATGTTCGATGCGATCATCCTCGCCGCGGCGGTGACGATGCTGCTCACTGCGACTGCCAGACGCACCGAGGAGGAGATGT
This genomic window from Natronococcus occultus SP4 contains:
- a CDS encoding cation:proton antiporter, producing MSQIALAADFAIIIVVATVIGIIIRQLGQPTIIAYIAAGVILGPVAFDIVTDEGLVYLMSELGLGFLLFLLGMKMRFSDIREILRPVTNVAVGQTVLQTALAFLVALALGFGTMEVIVISLATVFGATPIIVKVLSDKDEITTLPGKIDVGVLIVQDIYLVVVLAMFSAESLDNAGEILQTLGVVFAMMAFIGIFSIASSKYLLPRLFRRVADNKDVFLIVAIAWAFLFIAAAESQFDGGIEIGAFLAGLSLAQLPYSKELEDRITPITDFFILVFFASIGLQIEGGAASLFAYWQEAIIASIVLMVGNFWIMFYLIDREGFGVEPTFLASINMVQVSEFSLIVGALAIQQGYIGPEILGYLTLMALLTMTVSTYIVANNHAIYDRVEPWFRRFESADERDAEIATYDDHAIAIGRDDITERLLPLLADRYDDVVLIDRKAGHVEDDTDEPYDYIFGDFRHSEIRKEANLAEASFVLSSSVEREVNEALLEEVDADADVFVEAERIDDARALYDRGATYVIMSTHLTAEMLAEYLERYLEDRSAFDETVNDDLERLRRRGHDPIDEMVGDGGETDG
- a CDS encoding cation:proton antiporter, encoding MVEALIVDLGIIFVAAGALLFVANQFRLPTIPFYLLAGLAVGWTIGLDELLVLAQWGIAFLVFVFGIRLDFGDVQSVLRDGEIAAITQLVVVAPIAFGAGYVLSTLFGFVDPLRHAVYFSAAVTLSSTLVGAGMLETEIRDNLVHGRLASSIHFFDDLVAIALLLILSTEVVTADAVASKIGYGVVLIVAGLVIYRHGFPLLVRAADGSDELVLMGSVSILVAFLAAAEYVGISIVVGAFAAGLAIRNDGTQSLAVGNGIDSIRDFFVTIFFVTVGALVSIPTLETATIALVLVTLVSVVNPVVLLLAFVYEGYDVRTAFFATTGLNQVSEFSLVIAIQAFLMGTISEAMFDAIILAAAVTMLLTATARRTEEEMYSAVVSRFFTEQRTRKVDQYSRVEGDLSDHVVIVGYGRQGRRLVETLEDLDRSYVVVENDPALYDRLEAECRNYVFGDAMSTYPWQKAGLEDAALVVSTVDHPPVSEHLLELETDADIVLRSNDPERATELVEAGATYVTVPDILAGKQLTEVVDVLLEDETDAETLATNHLDRLSELERYGFTVQREQY